A genomic stretch from Halobellus sp. LT62 includes:
- the surE gene encoding 5'/3'-nucleotidase SurE, protein MSREPRILLTNDDGIDAPGIATLRTELTALGDVTVVAPDANQSGVGRTRNHIAHVREHPWGYRLSGTPADCVAYGLRGLDTDFDVVVSGVNDGPNAGNYVVGRSGTVGAGIEAAFLGTPALAVSAYHSTDFFLSPPEEYDFARPARIACRLVSRALESGVYDDVDLLNVNAPVDAPSPPVILTDPYHDYEQHVEPADPADLDDGALGTDGGESAGGSEPADGGTLADDEQVVHLHDRTWPGAVGWENPFPATEEHRERYPVGTDRRAMVDAEVSVSPLSVTHASPDSAALAEVVETIDVE, encoded by the coding sequence TTCTCCTCACGAACGACGACGGCATCGACGCGCCGGGCATCGCGACCCTCCGAACCGAACTCACCGCGCTCGGTGACGTCACGGTCGTCGCGCCCGACGCGAACCAAAGCGGTGTCGGCCGGACGCGAAACCACATCGCACACGTCCGCGAGCATCCGTGGGGCTACCGCCTCTCCGGCACCCCCGCCGACTGCGTCGCGTACGGCCTCCGAGGGCTCGACACCGACTTCGACGTCGTCGTCTCCGGCGTCAACGACGGGCCGAACGCGGGCAACTACGTCGTCGGCCGGTCGGGGACCGTCGGCGCGGGCATCGAGGCGGCGTTCCTCGGGACGCCGGCGCTCGCCGTCTCGGCGTACCACTCGACGGATTTCTTTCTCTCCCCGCCCGAGGAGTACGACTTCGCTCGACCCGCACGGATCGCTTGCCGACTCGTCTCCCGCGCGCTGGAATCCGGTGTCTACGACGACGTCGACCTCCTAAACGTCAACGCCCCGGTGGACGCGCCGTCGCCGCCGGTGATTCTGACCGACCCCTACCACGACTACGAGCAGCACGTCGAACCCGCCGATCCCGCCGACCTCGACGACGGCGCGCTCGGCACCGACGGCGGTGAGTCAGCCGGGGGCAGCGAACCGGCCGACGGCGGTACGCTGGCAGACGACGAGCAGGTCGTCCACCTCCACGACCGGACGTGGCCCGGTGCAGTCGGCTGGGAGAACCCCTTCCCCGCGACAGAGGAGCACCGCGAGCGCTACCCCGTCGGCACCGACCGCCGCGCGATGGTCGACGCCGAAGTCAGCGTCTCGCCGCTCTCTGTAACGCACGCCTCCCCCGACAGCGCCGCGCTCGCGGAGGTTGTCGAGACGATCGACGTGGAGTGA
- a CDS encoding GIY-YIG nuclease family protein, whose amino-acid sequence MSESGTEHYVYVLECADGSLYTGYTTDVDRRVAEHDAGEGAKYTRGRTPVELVHVESFGSQSAAMSREHEIKQFSRGEKVRLVDLD is encoded by the coding sequence ATGTCGGAGTCCGGTACCGAACACTACGTGTACGTCCTCGAATGCGCTGACGGTTCGCTGTACACGGGCTACACGACCGACGTCGACCGCCGCGTCGCCGAGCACGACGCCGGCGAGGGGGCGAAGTACACGCGTGGTCGGACGCCCGTCGAGTTGGTTCACGTCGAGTCGTTCGGCTCGCAGTCCGCGGCGATGTCCCGGGAGCACGAGATCAAGCAGTTCTCGCGCGGGGAGAAGGTCCGATTGGTCGACCTCGACTGA
- a CDS encoding NADPH-dependent FMN reductase gives MITVVAVSGSRRERSYTRKSLGIVLDAIEGHGVATDLIDLGAVDLPLYHPSVDEQGDSPELTRRVRDAEAVLLGSPVYHDSYSSTFRNFHDYCSKDEFENTAVGLVATAGGGSYGATLEHMRSTVRGVHGHTVPEQVGIRRASRKFDGDTLTDEGIRSRLEELGVAVVEEARRLHPER, from the coding sequence ATGATCACCGTCGTCGCGGTCTCCGGCAGTCGGCGCGAGCGGAGCTACACCCGAAAGTCTCTCGGGATCGTCCTCGATGCCATCGAGGGACACGGCGTCGCAACCGACCTGATCGACCTCGGCGCGGTCGACCTCCCGCTGTATCACCCCAGCGTCGACGAGCAAGGCGACTCCCCGGAGCTCACCCGACGCGTCCGCGACGCCGAGGCGGTACTTCTCGGCTCGCCGGTCTATCACGACTCGTACTCCTCGACGTTCCGCAACTTCCACGACTACTGCTCGAAAGACGAGTTCGAGAACACGGCGGTCGGCCTCGTCGCGACCGCCGGCGGCGGCTCCTACGGCGCGACCCTGGAGCATATGCGGAGCACGGTCAGAGGCGTCCACGGCCACACGGTGCCCGAGCAGGTCGGCATCCGACGCGCCTCGCGGAAGTTCGACGGCGACACGCTCACCGACGAGGGGATTCGAAGCCGACTCGAAGAGTTGGGCGTCGCCGTCGTCGAGGAGGCGCGGCGGCTGCATCCGGAGCGGTAG
- a CDS encoding phosphoglucomutase/phosphomannomutase family protein, with protein MDEISFGTDGWRATLDTFTDDRVRIVGQGVADYLIEAGYDDPVFVGYDARETSKGFADSLAEVLAGNGFDVLLPERDCPTPLVAYAIVDRGLSGALMITASHNPPEYNGVKFIPSDGAPALPEVTDAVAAYLAKPDLLPEAERGTIETVDVVTPHSARARDLVDADLSGLTVVHDAMHGSGRGVTDELLRSAGAEVVSVRDGRDPDFGGTPPEPSAENLEPLVEAVEKHDADLGVANDGDADRVAFVTPDRGHLDENLFYAALYDYLLESDSGPAIRTVSTTFLIDRIAEAHGEEVFETAVGFKWVAQAMAEHDALIGGEESGGFSIRGHVREKDGVLMALLGAAAAAEESMDVRVDRLLDTHGDIVSDKISLDCPDSEKARVISDLDEALPERVADRDIAEVVTLDGFKLLLEDGSWLLVRPSGTEPKMRIYTEASSQDRAEALLAAGRELVEPLI; from the coding sequence ATGGACGAGATCTCTTTCGGGACGGACGGTTGGCGGGCGACGCTCGACACCTTCACGGACGATCGGGTGCGGATCGTCGGGCAGGGCGTCGCCGACTACCTCATCGAGGCGGGGTACGACGACCCCGTCTTCGTCGGCTACGACGCCCGCGAGACCTCGAAGGGGTTCGCCGACTCGCTGGCTGAGGTCCTCGCGGGCAACGGCTTCGACGTCCTCCTGCCCGAGCGCGACTGCCCGACGCCGCTCGTCGCCTACGCGATCGTCGACCGTGGGCTCTCGGGCGCGCTGATGATCACGGCGTCGCACAACCCGCCCGAGTACAACGGCGTGAAGTTCATCCCCTCCGACGGTGCGCCAGCCCTCCCCGAGGTGACCGACGCTGTCGCCGCGTACCTCGCGAAACCGGATCTCCTCCCCGAAGCCGAGCGCGGAACGATCGAGACGGTCGACGTCGTGACGCCGCACTCCGCACGCGCCCGCGACCTCGTCGACGCCGACCTCTCGGGACTGACGGTCGTCCACGACGCGATGCACGGCTCCGGTCGCGGCGTCACCGACGAACTCCTCCGCTCCGCCGGCGCGGAGGTCGTCAGCGTCCGCGACGGGCGCGACCCCGACTTCGGCGGCACGCCGCCGGAGCCCAGCGCCGAGAACCTCGAACCGCTCGTCGAGGCGGTGGAGAAACACGACGCCGACCTCGGGGTCGCGAACGACGGCGACGCCGACCGCGTGGCGTTCGTGACGCCCGATCGGGGGCACTTAGACGAGAACCTCTTCTACGCCGCCCTCTACGACTACCTCCTCGAATCGGACTCGGGGCCCGCGATCCGGACGGTCTCGACGACGTTCCTGATCGACCGCATCGCGGAGGCACACGGCGAGGAGGTCTTCGAGACCGCGGTCGGGTTCAAGTGGGTCGCGCAGGCGATGGCCGAACACGACGCGCTCATCGGCGGCGAGGAGTCCGGCGGCTTCTCGATCCGCGGGCACGTCCGCGAGAAGGACGGCGTCCTGATGGCGCTGCTCGGGGCCGCCGCGGCGGCCGAAGAGTCGATGGACGTCCGCGTCGACCGTCTGCTCGACACCCACGGCGACATCGTCTCCGATAAGATCAGCCTCGACTGCCCTGATTCGGAGAAGGCGCGCGTCATTTCCGACCTCGACGAGGCGCTCCCCGAGCGAGTCGCCGACCGCGATATCGCCGAGGTGGTGACGCTCGACGGGTTCAAACTCCTCCTCGAAGACGGGTCGTGGCTCCTCGTTCGCCCGTCCGGGACCGAGCCCAAAATGCGGATCTACACGGAAGCGTCGAGCCAAGACCGCGCCGAGGCGTTGCTGGCGGCGGGGCGGGAGCTGGTCGAACCGCTCATCTGA
- a CDS encoding GNAT family N-acetyltransferase yields MDSSTMTPDIRESTPDDADDVVYLLDAAMLEFDRERVRRRVSEGDALVAVDGEGKVIGVCVLGVVDGDSTESDDSDPTAGTDSGSTEIESIAVRRSRRGRGIGRALVEAAATRAAGSLVARFHERVRPFYAALGFEIRRDGDRENGEGDAAENADDAEADTDDRLFGTLR; encoded by the coding sequence GTGGACAGTTCGACGATGACCCCCGACATCCGCGAATCGACGCCCGACGACGCCGACGACGTCGTGTATCTGCTCGACGCCGCAATGCTGGAGTTCGACCGCGAGCGGGTGCGCCGGCGCGTCAGCGAGGGCGACGCGCTCGTCGCTGTCGACGGGGAAGGGAAAGTCATCGGAGTCTGCGTGTTGGGCGTCGTCGACGGTGACAGCACCGAAAGCGACGACAGCGACCCCACCGCCGGGACCGACAGCGGCTCGACCGAGATCGAATCGATCGCTGTGCGCCGCTCTCGACGCGGGCGCGGAATCGGCCGCGCACTCGTCGAGGCGGCGGCGACGCGCGCGGCGGGATCGCTCGTCGCGAGGTTCCACGAGCGAGTGCGGCCGTTCTACGCGGCGCTGGGGTTCGAAATCCGTCGTGACGGCGACCGAGAGAACGGCGAGGGCGACGCCGCCGAGAACGCGGACGACGCGGAAGCCGACACCGACGACCGCCTGTTCGGGACTCTCAGATGA
- the samp2 gene encoding ubiquitin-like small modifier protein SAMP2 yields the protein MRVTVDVVGEGEETVEVDDSDTYADVVRAVGYSPHEVSVMIDGSPVPEDQPVEVERVRVLRLIKGGSSR from the coding sequence ATGCGCGTGACCGTTGACGTCGTCGGCGAAGGGGAGGAGACAGTCGAGGTCGACGACAGCGACACGTACGCCGACGTCGTCCGCGCCGTCGGCTACTCGCCGCACGAGGTCTCGGTGATGATCGACGGCAGCCCCGTGCCGGAGGACCAGCCCGTCGAAGTCGAGCGCGTGCGCGTGCTCCGACTCATCAAGGGCGGGTCGTCTCGGTAG
- a CDS encoding replication factor C small subunit codes for MSEADDSAGTPAGREIWIEKYRPETFDDIYGQEEIVERLRSYVDRDDLPHLLFAGPAGTGKTTSATAIARAIYGDDWRNNFLELNASDERGIDVVRDRIKNFARSSFGGYDHRIIFLDEADSLTDDAQSALRRTMEQFSDNTRFILSCNYSSKIIDPIQSRCAVFRFSPLSDDAIRRQVEDIAEAEDIDVTEDGLDALVYAAGGDMRRAINSLQAAATTGEVVDEEAVYLITSTARPEEIEEMVRAAIDGDFASARAQLEHLLVDTGMAGGDIIDQLHRSAWDFDLDERTTIRLMERIGEADYRITAGANERVQLEALLAALAAEE; via the coding sequence ATGAGCGAGGCCGACGATTCTGCGGGGACCCCGGCGGGACGCGAGATCTGGATCGAGAAGTACCGACCGGAGACGTTCGACGACATCTACGGCCAAGAGGAGATCGTCGAGCGCCTGCGCTCGTACGTCGATCGCGACGACCTACCGCACCTGCTCTTTGCGGGCCCAGCCGGTACGGGCAAAACTACCTCGGCTACCGCCATCGCCCGCGCGATCTACGGCGACGACTGGCGGAACAACTTCCTCGAACTGAACGCCTCCGACGAGCGCGGTATCGACGTCGTGCGCGACCGAATCAAGAACTTCGCGCGCTCGTCGTTCGGCGGCTACGACCACCGGATCATCTTCCTCGACGAGGCCGACTCACTCACGGACGACGCCCAGTCAGCGCTCCGCCGGACGATGGAGCAGTTCTCCGACAACACGCGTTTCATCCTCTCGTGTAACTACTCCTCGAAGATCATCGACCCGATCCAGTCGCGGTGTGCGGTCTTTCGCTTCTCGCCGCTCTCCGATGACGCGATCCGCCGGCAGGTCGAAGACATCGCCGAGGCGGAGGACATCGACGTCACCGAGGACGGCCTCGACGCCCTCGTCTACGCCGCCGGCGGCGATATGCGACGGGCGATCAACTCCCTGCAGGCGGCGGCGACGACCGGCGAGGTCGTCGACGAGGAAGCCGTCTATCTGATCACGTCGACGGCGCGGCCAGAGGAGATCGAGGAGATGGTCCGGGCGGCGATCGACGGCGACTTCGCCTCGGCTCGCGCGCAACTCGAACACTTACTCGTCGACACCGGGATGGCCGGCGGCGACATCATCGACCAGCTGCACCGCTCGGCGTGGGACTTCGACCTCGACGAGCGCACGACGATCCGGCTGATGGAACGGATCGGCGAGGCGGATTATCGAATTACGGCGGGGGCGAACGAGCGGGTCCAGTTGGAGGCGCTGTTGGCCGCCCTCGCGGCCGAGGAGTAG
- the alaS gene encoding alanine--tRNA ligase, whose translation MSELEAEYRLEYFEEEGFYRKQCPVTDVYFWTRDPDRETCGEPPADDYSFIDNPGFDEEYTLEEMREEFLSFFEEHGHERIEPYPVAANRWRDDVLLTQASIYDFQPLVTSGQTPPPANPLCISQPCIRMQDIDNVGKTGRHTMAFEMMAHHAFNAREEVGDEYAYSGEVYWKDETVELCDQFFEHMGADLEEITYIEDPWVGGGNAGPAFEVLYRGAELATLVFMSMEQDDEGEYEMKDGNRYSPMDTYIVDTGYGLERWTWVSQGTPTVYEAVYPEMIEFLKGNAGVSLSDEEAELVHRAAKLSGYLDIDEIDDLTEARADIAGELDVDADELTELLHPLETIYAIADHCRTLAYMFGDEIVPSNVGTGYLARMVLRRTKRLVDDVGVDAPLDELVDMQAKRLGYENRDTIRDIVRTEERKYRQTLERGRRKVENLAAEYADRDEPIPVDELIELYDSHGIQPEMVEEIAADRGASVDVPDNFYSLVAERHGGGDASAVSTAREERLADLPETEKLYYDDQERTEFEAVVLDVIEREEGYDVVLDQTMFYPEGGGQPADHGTLSTDDATVQVTDVQVRDGVVLHRTDDTPGKGEFVRGQLDVERRRRLMRHHTATHIIGYAARQILGEHVRQAGAQKGTKRSRLDVRHYARISREEVKQIELVANDLVMQNRTVKQHWPDRHEAEAEHGFDLYQGGIPPGQNIRTITIDDDVQACGGTHVSRTGDIGAIKVLTTEPVQDGVERIVFAAGDAAIEATQRTEDALYDAADVLDVTPEDVPDTAERFFTEWKERGKTIDRLKTELAEARAAAGDDEVDIDGTPAVVRRLDGDADELRATANALVEEGKVAVLGSGAGGSAQFVVGVPDGVGINAGEVVGRLAAAVGGGGGGPPDFAQGGGPDVNALDDALEDAPDVLRAVLSA comes from the coding sequence ATGAGTGAACTCGAAGCGGAGTATCGTCTCGAGTATTTCGAGGAGGAGGGGTTTTACCGGAAGCAGTGTCCGGTGACCGACGTCTACTTCTGGACGCGCGATCCCGACCGTGAGACGTGCGGCGAGCCGCCCGCGGACGACTACTCCTTCATCGACAACCCCGGCTTCGACGAGGAGTACACCCTCGAAGAGATGCGAGAGGAGTTCCTCTCGTTCTTCGAGGAGCACGGCCACGAGCGCATCGAGCCGTATCCGGTCGCGGCGAACCGCTGGCGCGACGACGTCCTCCTGACGCAGGCGTCGATTTACGACTTCCAGCCGCTTGTCACGAGCGGGCAGACGCCGCCGCCGGCGAACCCGCTGTGTATCTCTCAACCCTGCATCCGAATGCAGGATATCGACAACGTGGGCAAGACCGGCCGCCACACGATGGCGTTCGAGATGATGGCCCACCACGCGTTCAACGCCCGCGAGGAGGTCGGCGACGAGTACGCCTACTCCGGGGAGGTCTACTGGAAGGACGAGACGGTCGAACTCTGTGATCAGTTCTTCGAGCATATGGGCGCGGACCTCGAGGAGATCACCTACATCGAGGACCCGTGGGTCGGCGGCGGCAACGCCGGGCCCGCGTTCGAGGTGCTCTATCGGGGCGCGGAACTCGCGACGCTCGTCTTCATGTCGATGGAGCAGGACGACGAGGGCGAGTACGAGATGAAAGACGGCAACCGGTACTCGCCGATGGACACCTACATCGTCGACACCGGCTACGGCCTCGAACGTTGGACGTGGGTGTCACAGGGGACGCCGACGGTCTACGAGGCGGTCTACCCCGAGATGATCGAGTTCCTGAAGGGGAACGCGGGCGTCTCCCTGAGCGACGAGGAGGCGGAACTCGTCCACCGCGCGGCGAAGCTCTCGGGGTATCTCGATATCGACGAGATAGACGATCTCACCGAGGCCCGCGCCGACATCGCGGGCGAGTTGGACGTCGACGCCGACGAACTCACGGAACTGCTGCACCCCCTCGAAACGATCTACGCGATCGCCGACCACTGCCGCACGTTGGCCTATATGTTCGGCGACGAGATCGTTCCCTCGAACGTCGGCACCGGCTACCTCGCGCGGATGGTGCTGCGCCGGACGAAGCGCCTCGTCGACGACGTCGGCGTCGACGCCCCGCTCGACGAACTCGTCGATATGCAGGCCAAGCGCCTCGGCTACGAGAACCGCGACACGATCCGCGACATCGTCCGCACCGAGGAGCGAAAGTACCGACAGACGCTGGAACGCGGGCGTCGAAAGGTCGAGAACCTCGCGGCCGAGTACGCCGACAGGGACGAACCGATCCCCGTCGACGAGCTCATCGAACTGTACGACTCCCACGGGATCCAACCGGAGATGGTCGAGGAGATCGCCGCCGACCGCGGCGCGAGCGTCGACGTCCCCGACAACTTCTACTCGCTCGTCGCCGAGCGACACGGCGGCGGCGACGCGTCCGCGGTGTCGACCGCGCGCGAGGAGCGGCTCGCGGACCTCCCGGAGACGGAGAAGCTCTACTACGACGATCAGGAGCGGACGGAGTTCGAGGCGGTCGTCCTCGACGTCATCGAGCGCGAGGAGGGCTACGATGTCGTCCTCGATCAGACGATGTTCTATCCGGAAGGCGGCGGCCAGCCCGCCGACCACGGGACGCTCTCGACCGACGACGCGACGGTACAGGTAACCGACGTACAGGTCCGCGATGGCGTCGTACTGCACCGCACCGACGACACCCCCGGTAAGGGCGAGTTCGTCCGCGGACAGCTCGACGTCGAACGTCGCCGTCGGCTGATGCGCCACCACACTGCGACGCACATCATCGGCTACGCCGCCCGGCAGATCCTCGGCGAGCACGTTCGACAGGCGGGCGCACAGAAGGGAACGAAGCGCTCGCGGCTCGATGTCCGACACTACGCGCGGATCTCCCGCGAGGAGGTCAAACAGATCGAGTTGGTCGCGAACGACCTCGTGATGCAGAATCGGACGGTCAAACAGCACTGGCCGGACCGCCACGAGGCCGAGGCCGAACACGGCTTCGACCTCTATCAGGGCGGGATCCCGCCGGGACAGAACATCCGGACGATCACCATCGACGACGACGTGCAGGCCTGCGGCGGGACGCACGTGAGCCGGACCGGCGACATCGGCGCGATTAAGGTTCTCACGACCGAGCCGGTCCAAGACGGCGTCGAGCGCATCGTCTTCGCCGCGGGCGACGCCGCGATCGAGGCGACGCAACGGACCGAGGACGCCCTCTACGACGCGGCCGACGTGCTCGACGTCACGCCCGAGGACGTCCCCGACACGGCCGAACGGTTCTTCACCGAGTGGAAGGAGCGCGGGAAGACGATCGACCGGCTGAAGACGGAACTCGCGGAGGCCCGCGCGGCCGCCGGGGATGACGAAGTCGACATCGACGGCACCCCCGCGGTGGTCCGCCGACTCGACGGCGACGCCGACGAGCTCCGCGCGACGGCGAACGCGCTCGTCGAGGAGGGCAAGGTCGCAGTCCTCGGCTCCGGGGCCGGCGGTAGCGCCCAGTTCGTCGTCGGCGTCCCCGACGGCGTCGGGATCAACGCGGGCGAGGTCGTCGGTCGACTCGCCGCGGCGGTCGGCGGCGGGGGCGGCGGCCCGCCGGACTTCGCGCAAGGGGGCGGCCCCGATGTCAACGCGCTCGACGACGCGCTGGAGGACGCGCCGGACGTGCTCCGCGCCGTGCTGAGCGCCTGA
- a CDS encoding DUF7504 family protein, whose protein sequence is MSSIAQAAAQVDDAASVLVLRPQTAAVDDEAGRRHFVDDEGGAELLGISFTQPPSAWYDAWCDTLDGEPAAAAIITTPELAEDDIGDRPLDVDTVANPSNLTGIGVKSTPYLTDWTDATVTVDSLTTLLQYADKQRVYRFLHVLTTRLRAAGATGLFYFDPTVQDEQTVELLKTLFDAVIECESAGDDSGEFEWTARVQHS, encoded by the coding sequence GTGTCTTCGATAGCCCAAGCCGCAGCGCAGGTGGACGACGCTGCGAGCGTATTGGTCCTCCGTCCGCAGACAGCGGCTGTCGACGACGAAGCGGGCAGGCGGCACTTCGTCGACGACGAGGGCGGGGCGGAGCTGCTCGGTATCTCGTTCACGCAGCCGCCGTCGGCGTGGTACGACGCGTGGTGTGACACGCTCGACGGCGAGCCCGCCGCGGCGGCGATAATCACGACCCCCGAACTGGCCGAAGACGACATCGGCGACCGCCCGCTCGACGTCGATACGGTCGCGAACCCCTCGAACCTCACTGGCATCGGCGTCAAGTCGACGCCGTATCTGACCGACTGGACCGACGCGACGGTCACCGTGGACTCGCTCACGACCTTGCTCCAGTACGCGGACAAACAGCGCGTCTACCGCTTTCTGCACGTTCTCACGACCCGGCTTCGGGCCGCGGGCGCGACCGGACTGTTCTACTTCGATCCGACCGTGCAGGACGAACAGACCGTCGAACTGCTCAAGACGCTGTTCGACGCGGTCATCGAGTGCGAGTCCGCGGGCGACGACTCCGGGGAGTTCGAGTGGACGGCGCGGGTCCAGCATTCCTGA
- a CDS encoding alpha/beta fold hydrolase, giving the protein MARVSVNGVDCYYETAGSGEPVAFVGDVGYGAWQWSWQHAAVAGPYRSIVTDLRGCGRSDAPPGPYAVGDLVDDFTTVLSDAGVRSAHVVGAGLGGMVALEAARTTSRVDSLVLVGTAARGAGLDLEPLWAAPGDPDALERSLAAGLSDAFVDAHPDAVAQMVEWRAAEDADRAAWKAHEAAVEGFDVSDRLYEITVPALVVHGADDAVWPAKRGEALAEGLPRGEFRSVDEAGHLVHVEASKRVNDDLLGFLASLDGD; this is encoded by the coding sequence ATGGCACGCGTCTCCGTGAACGGTGTCGACTGTTACTACGAAACGGCCGGATCGGGCGAGCCCGTCGCGTTCGTCGGCGACGTCGGCTACGGCGCGTGGCAGTGGAGTTGGCAGCACGCCGCGGTCGCCGGTCCCTATCGGAGCATCGTGACCGACCTCCGCGGCTGCGGTCGCTCGGACGCCCCGCCGGGACCGTACGCCGTCGGGGATCTCGTCGACGACTTCACGACGGTTCTCTCGGACGCGGGCGTCCGCTCGGCGCACGTCGTCGGCGCGGGGCTCGGCGGGATGGTCGCGCTGGAGGCCGCTCGAACCACCTCCCGCGTCGACAGCCTCGTCCTCGTCGGGACCGCCGCCCGCGGGGCCGGGCTCGACCTCGAACCGCTCTGGGCCGCCCCCGGCGACCCCGACGCGCTCGAACGCTCGCTCGCGGCCGGACTCTCCGACGCGTTCGTCGACGCCCACCCCGACGCCGTCGCGCAGATGGTCGAGTGGCGCGCCGCGGAGGACGCCGACCGGGCGGCGTGGAAGGCCCACGAAGCGGCCGTCGAGGGCTTCGACGTCTCCGATCGGCTCTACGAAATCACCGTTCCGGCACTCGTCGTCCACGGGGCCGACGACGCGGTCTGGCCCGCCAAACGGGGCGAGGCGTTGGCGGAGGGGCTCCCGCGCGGGGAGTTCCGCTCGGTCGACGAGGCGGGTCACCTCGTTCACGTCGAGGCCTCGAAACGCGTCAACGACGACCTGCTCGGCTTTCTCGCGTCGCTCGACGGTGATTGA
- a CDS encoding type 1 glutamine amidotransferase, producing MSRTNDRLRIALLDASHGDEHTRRNFRRELDADLVEFDVTAGERPAGFDFDAVVVTGSRSSVYWDRDWIRPLVAYVAEADDRGVPLLGVCYGHQVVATALGGRVEDMGAYEIGYREITKVDDDELLAGVPETFTAFTTHSDAVTELPPGATLLAENDYGVHAFRRENAWGVQFHPEYDRETARAITHEKELTAARREEVLDGINDENYDAACRTKRLFDNFTDAVREERRERMSLA from the coding sequence ATGAGTCGGACCAATGACCGATTGCGAATCGCGCTCCTCGACGCCTCTCACGGCGACGAGCACACGCGGCGGAACTTCCGGCGCGAGCTCGACGCCGACCTCGTCGAGTTCGACGTGACGGCCGGCGAGCGCCCGGCGGGGTTCGACTTCGACGCCGTCGTCGTCACCGGCTCCCGATCGTCCGTCTACTGGGACCGCGATTGGATCCGACCGCTGGTCGCGTACGTCGCCGAGGCCGACGACCGCGGAGTGCCGCTTCTCGGGGTCTGTTACGGGCACCAAGTCGTCGCGACGGCCCTCGGCGGCCGCGTCGAGGATATGGGTGCGTACGAGATCGGCTATCGCGAGATCACGAAAGTCGACGACGACGAACTGCTGGCGGGCGTCCCGGAGACGTTCACCGCGTTCACGACGCACTCGGATGCGGTCACCGAACTCCCGCCGGGAGCGACGCTGCTCGCCGAGAACGACTACGGCGTGCACGCGTTCCGTCGAGAGAACGCGTGGGGCGTCCAGTTCCACCCGGAGTACGACCGTGAGACGGCCCGCGCGATCACGCACGAGAAAGAGCTCACAGCGGCACGCCGCGAGGAGGTTCTCGACGGCATCAACGACGAGAACTACGACGCGGCGTGCCGCACGAAGCGGCTGTTCGACAACTTCACCGACGCCGTTCGCGAGGAGCGGCGCGAGCGGATGTCCTTGGCGTAG
- a CDS encoding cupin domain-containing protein gives MNRVSERDVEWSETEREGTHFKRKKLASAADFDEVGASLYELPPESSSWPYHFHTANAEAVYVLSGTGVLRTPDGEDRIEPGDFCGFPADPDGAHRLHNDGDEPLRYLAVSTMRDPDVTVYPDSEKIGVYAGAPPGGDAGERVVAGYYRENDDVDYWEGES, from the coding sequence ATGAACCGCGTCAGCGAACGAGACGTCGAGTGGAGCGAAACCGAACGCGAGGGGACCCACTTCAAGCGAAAGAAACTCGCCAGCGCCGCCGATTTCGACGAGGTCGGCGCGAGCCTCTACGAACTGCCGCCCGAGTCGTCGTCGTGGCCGTATCACTTTCACACCGCGAACGCGGAGGCGGTGTACGTCCTCTCGGGGACCGGCGTGCTCCGGACGCCCGACGGCGAGGACCGAATCGAGCCCGGCGATTTCTGCGGCTTTCCGGCCGACCCCGACGGCGCGCACCGGCTGCACAACGACGGTGACGAGCCGCTGCGCTACCTCGCGGTGTCGACGATGCGGGACCCCGACGTGACCGTCTACCCGGACTCGGAGAAGATCGGCGTCTACGCAGGCGCACCGCCCGGCGGCGACGCTGGCGAGCGGGTCGTCGCCGGCTACTACCGCGAGAACGACGACGTTGACTACTGGGAGGGCGAATCCTGA
- a CDS encoding 4Fe-4S dicluster domain-containing protein: MGIDPNFENNREKVDEENGVDVWGPVEPPEKLGIHGTHVAVDYDLCVADGACLENCPVDVFTWVDTPDHPESDRKVEPTREDQCIDCMLCVDICPVDAIDVDGSRA; encoded by the coding sequence ATGGGAATCGATCCGAACTTCGAGAACAACCGCGAGAAGGTCGACGAGGAGAACGGTGTCGACGTCTGGGGACCCGTCGAACCCCCGGAGAAGCTCGGTATCCACGGGACGCACGTCGCCGTCGACTACGACCTCTGCGTCGCCGACGGGGCGTGCTTGGAGAACTGTCCGGTCGACGTGTTCACGTGGGTCGACACGCCCGATCATCCCGAATCGGACCGGAAAGTCGAGCCGACCCGAGAGGACCAGTGTATCGACTGTATGCTCTGCGTCGACATCTGTCCGGTCGACGCCATCGATGTCGACGGTTCGCGGGCCTGA